A section of the Bacillus sp. HSf4 genome encodes:
- the refZ gene encoding forespore capture DNA-binding protein RefZ, whose translation MGSNSFLTTKDRIIESAIALFNQKGFTGTSVREIAAAANVNVAHISYYFNGKGGLMEHLVSRFYEGYLKILENGHERLQDLNAKDCLLQLVFDILSYQHEHRQLTRFVYREVTIDSTLIREVMSTYLTKEKYILHLIIEKGKQDGEFSRFPLSHFMIQLKSLLMMPYLQPQYISEVLYLQPHEPYFYQAYYKEVKTWIISLLYREQQHIAAI comes from the coding sequence ATGGGATCAAACTCTTTTTTAACCACAAAGGACAGGATCATCGAATCCGCTATTGCGCTGTTTAACCAAAAGGGGTTTACAGGAACGTCCGTCCGTGAAATTGCAGCAGCAGCGAATGTCAATGTGGCCCACATCTCCTATTATTTTAACGGAAAAGGCGGTTTGATGGAGCATTTAGTATCCCGTTTTTATGAAGGCTATTTAAAAATCCTTGAGAACGGCCATGAGCGTCTTCAGGACCTCAATGCAAAAGACTGCCTTCTTCAATTGGTTTTTGATATTCTATCGTATCAGCATGAACACCGTCAATTAACTCGATTCGTCTACCGTGAAGTGACGATTGATTCGACGCTGATCCGCGAAGTGATGTCGACATATTTGACAAAAGAAAAGTACATTCTCCACCTGATCATCGAAAAAGGAAAACAGGACGGTGAATTCTCCCGTTTTCCGCTTTCTCATTTTATGATTCAGCTGAAGTCCCTTTTGATGATGCCCTATCTGCAGCCTCAGTATATCTCTGAAGTGCTTTATCTGCAGCCTCATGAACCTTATTTTTATCAGGCGTATTATAAAGAGGTGAAAACTTGGATCATCAGCCTCTTGTACAGAGAACAGCAGCACATTGCCGCCATTTAG
- a CDS encoding GAF domain-containing protein, with protein MFHVEKTEGGKEKKYELLLKQIDALTEGETDLIANVSNASALLYHSLENINWAGFYFAKDGELVLGPFQGLPACVRIPVGKGVCGTAYANARIERVADVNAFPGHIACDAASQSEIVIPLEINGEMVGVLDIDSPIKNRFDETDELYLKKFTEKLGERLSEKSR; from the coding sequence ATGTTTCATGTCGAAAAAACAGAAGGCGGCAAAGAAAAAAAATACGAGCTGCTTCTCAAACAAATCGATGCGCTCACAGAAGGCGAAACCGATTTGATAGCGAATGTGTCGAACGCCTCCGCACTCTTGTATCACTCATTGGAAAACATCAACTGGGCCGGCTTTTATTTCGCCAAAGACGGTGAGCTTGTGCTCGGGCCATTCCAAGGGCTCCCTGCCTGTGTGCGGATTCCGGTTGGAAAAGGGGTCTGCGGCACAGCTTATGCAAACGCCCGGATCGAACGCGTTGCCGATGTCAACGCCTTCCCGGGACATATCGCATGTGATGCGGCATCACAATCCGAAATCGTGATCCCTCTTGAAATCAACGGGGAGATGGTCGGAGTGCTTGATATAGACAGCCCGATTAAAAACCGTTTCGATGAAACCGATGAACTTTACTTGAAAAAATTCACCGAAAAACTTGGAGAACGCTTAAGCGAAAAGAGCCGGTAA
- a CDS encoding diguanylate cyclase, with product MNRQTEDLYLSFHQELLQFLLKKPALSYNNSVVWLKEAAESFFSPISLTLQASSHKPAKLKDRNDSISCINDYYTIITIERNSKYIELISLKNRKIPKNLAESIYMFLKHCTELEKTHRDTLRKTRIYKETERVHGLMDQEKVLKTMLESLRGIFPDLTYCLFLSFDQDQYINLPAKEIDVQNETTDPFALEAYLSGKRKQKDDSIVYIPIKGRQGTYGVLKASGPDAAGMAEEICVISNAAGTAFENSRLYEQSKNMISNLELINETSHQLNRTKQLPDMMKNLSDRLIGSFGAEEVGFFYHNHLEEENLLPGSTSFFETDAADPYIRYVKEKVSEENGVFVGNGSTLFGQDGYASLMGVPMLENNENKGFVIVLKKNACSFTFEMFKLFQTLIRHSTLAVSNSMLRDRLKYLVQTDRLTELYSRSFLDEKIQYSMKADQSGVFLLIDIDDFKQINDTYGHQKGDEILIQVSRAIQRNIREQDVGARWGGEELAIYLPKADLHAGKMLAGRLIALVRECTNPQVTISCGISCWSMNCPKTLASLVKQADIALYDAKRNGKNKLSVYNASS from the coding sequence ATGAATAGACAAACTGAAGACCTATATCTCTCTTTTCATCAGGAGCTTCTCCAATTTTTGTTAAAAAAGCCGGCTCTTTCATACAATAACTCTGTCGTTTGGCTGAAAGAGGCAGCAGAGTCATTTTTCTCGCCGATTTCCTTGACTTTGCAAGCCTCTTCTCATAAGCCGGCGAAGCTGAAAGACCGTAACGATTCAATCAGCTGTATCAATGATTATTATACCATTATAACAATAGAAAGAAACAGTAAATATATCGAACTTATAAGTCTAAAGAATCGTAAAATACCGAAAAATCTGGCTGAATCGATTTATATGTTTTTGAAACATTGTACAGAGCTCGAAAAAACACATAGGGATACGCTTCGCAAAACAAGAATTTATAAAGAGACGGAACGGGTTCATGGGCTGATGGATCAAGAAAAAGTTCTCAAAACGATGCTCGAGAGTTTGAGGGGTATTTTTCCTGATTTAACCTACTGCCTTTTTTTATCCTTTGATCAGGATCAATACATCAATCTGCCTGCAAAAGAAATCGATGTTCAAAATGAGACGACTGATCCCTTTGCATTGGAGGCTTATTTGTCAGGGAAGCGGAAGCAGAAGGATGATTCAATCGTTTATATTCCGATTAAAGGAAGACAGGGGACTTACGGTGTTTTGAAAGCATCGGGACCCGATGCTGCCGGAATGGCTGAGGAAATATGCGTCATTTCGAATGCGGCAGGTACAGCCTTTGAAAATTCCCGGCTCTATGAGCAATCCAAAAATATGATTTCGAATTTGGAGCTGATCAACGAAACCTCCCATCAGCTGAACAGGACAAAACAGCTTCCTGATATGATGAAAAACTTGTCCGACAGGCTGATCGGCTCATTCGGGGCTGAGGAAGTCGGCTTTTTTTATCACAATCATTTGGAAGAAGAGAATTTGCTGCCAGGGAGCACAAGCTTTTTTGAAACGGATGCAGCAGATCCTTATATTCGCTATGTTAAAGAAAAAGTATCCGAAGAGAACGGAGTGTTTGTCGGAAACGGCTCTACACTGTTCGGACAGGACGGATATGCTTCATTAATGGGTGTTCCTATGCTTGAAAATAATGAAAACAAAGGGTTTGTCATCGTTTTGAAAAAAAACGCCTGTTCGTTTACTTTTGAGATGTTCAAGCTGTTCCAGACGCTTATCCGGCATTCCACTCTGGCCGTTTCAAATTCAATGCTTCGCGATCGGCTGAAGTATCTTGTTCAGACGGATCGCCTGACAGAGCTATATTCCAGAAGCTTTCTTGATGAAAAGATTCAATACAGCATGAAGGCTGACCAAAGCGGAGTGTTTTTGTTAATCGACATTGATGATTTTAAACAGATCAATGACACCTACGGACACCAGAAAGGCGATGAGATTCTCATCCAAGTGTCCCGGGCGATTCAGCGAAACATTCGCGAGCAGGATGTCGGGGCAAGGTGGGGCGGAGAAGAGCTGGCGATATACCTTCCGAAAGCCGATTTGCATGCTGGGAAAATGCTGGCAGGCCGATTGATTGCGCTTGTCAGGGAGTGCACGAATCCGCAAGTCACGATCTCCTGCGGGATATCCTGTTGGTCAATGAATTGTCCGAAAACCTTGGCGTCTCTTGTAAAACAGGCGGATATTGCCCTGTACGATGCCAAGCGAAACGGTAAAAACAAACTTAGCGTCTACAACGCTTCTTCATGA
- the rpsD gene encoding 30S ribosomal protein S4, giving the protein MARYTGPSWKISRRLGISLSGTGKELEKRPYAPGPHGPGQRKKLSEYGLQLQEKQKLRHMYGVNERQFRNLFDRAAKMAGKHGENFMILLESRLDNIVYRLGLARTRRQARQLVNHGHILVDGSRVDIPSYQVKPGQTIGLREKSKDLSIVKEAVEVNNFVPEYVTFDAEKLEGTFSRLPERSELPAEINEALIVEFYSR; this is encoded by the coding sequence ATGGCTCGCTATACAGGTCCAAGCTGGAAAATATCCCGCCGTTTAGGAATCTCCTTAAGCGGGACGGGTAAAGAATTAGAAAAACGTCCTTACGCGCCAGGTCCGCACGGTCCGGGACAGCGTAAAAAATTATCAGAATATGGTTTGCAATTGCAAGAAAAGCAAAAGCTTCGCCATATGTACGGTGTAAATGAGCGCCAATTCCGCAATCTTTTTGACAGAGCTGCGAAAATGGCCGGTAAACACGGTGAAAACTTCATGATTCTTCTTGAATCTCGCCTTGACAACATCGTATACCGCCTTGGCTTAGCGCGCACTCGCCGCCAAGCACGCCAATTGGTAAACCACGGTCATATTCTTGTTGACGGAAGCCGCGTTGATATTCCGTCTTACCAAGTAAAACCTGGTCAAACAATCGGCCTTCGCGAAAAATCAAAAGATCTTTCCATCGTCAAAGAAGCGGTTGAAGTGAACAACTTCGTTCCTGAATACGTAACATTTGACGCTGAAAAACTTGAGGGTACGTTCTCTCGCCTTCCAGAGCGCTCTGAGCTCCCTGCTGAAATTAACGAAGCGTTGATCGTTGAGTTCTACTCTCGTTAA
- a CDS encoding Lrp/AsnC family transcriptional regulator: MLDHTDLRILEELSKNSRMTMKELGEKVHLTGQAAATRVAKLEDSGVIEGYTIKANQVKLGCFIHAFINIYTKSTHHQPYLSFINAQEKHIINNYKISGDGCYLLECKFPSNEHLDQFLIGLNKHANYKLSIVISK, translated from the coding sequence ATGCTTGATCATACAGATTTGCGGATATTAGAAGAGCTTTCGAAAAACAGCCGGATGACGATGAAGGAATTGGGAGAAAAAGTTCATTTGACAGGGCAAGCTGCCGCAACCAGAGTTGCGAAATTAGAAGATAGCGGGGTGATTGAAGGCTATACCATTAAAGCGAATCAAGTGAAACTAGGGTGTTTTATCCACGCGTTTATCAATATCTACACCAAAAGCACTCATCACCAGCCTTATCTTTCATTTATCAACGCACAAGAGAAACACATCATCAACAACTATAAAATCAGCGGGGATGGCTGCTATCTGCTTGAATGCAAATTTCCATCCAATGAACATTTAGACCAATTTTTAATCGGCTTGAACAAGCATGCCAATTATAAGTTGTCGATTGTGATTAGTAAATAG
- the tyrS gene encoding tyrosine--tRNA ligase: MTHLLDDLSFRGLIQQQTDEAGLRELLDSEKISLYSGFDPTADSLHIGHLLPILMLRRFQLAGHRPIALVGGATGLIGDPSGKKAERTLNNEEIVREWSQKIKNQLSRFLDFEAGDNPAVMANNYDWIGQMNVIDFLRDVGKNFGINYMLAKDTVSSRIETGISYTEFSYMILQSLDFLNLYRNKECKLQIGGSDQWGNITSGLELIRKSEENAKAFGLTIPLVTKADGTKFGKTEGGAIWLDKEKTSAYEFYQFWINTDDRDVVKYLKYFTFLSKEEIEDLAEKTETAPEKREAQKRLAEEVTDLVHGREALEQAVNISKALFSGDIKQLTAEEVKVGFKGVPSLELDQTAELPLVDVLVQSKLSPSKRQAREDITNGAVYINGERRNDVGAVLGSEDRIEGQFTVIRRGKKKYFLLTYK; the protein is encoded by the coding sequence ATGACACACTTACTTGATGATTTGTCCTTCAGGGGACTGATTCAGCAGCAAACCGATGAAGCAGGCTTGAGAGAACTGCTGGATTCAGAGAAAATCAGCTTATACTCCGGATTTGATCCGACAGCTGACAGTTTGCATATCGGGCATCTGCTGCCGATTTTAATGCTTCGCCGCTTCCAGCTGGCCGGACATCGTCCGATTGCACTCGTAGGCGGAGCAACGGGTCTGATCGGTGATCCGAGCGGAAAGAAAGCGGAGCGCACGCTGAACAATGAAGAAATCGTCCGCGAATGGTCGCAAAAAATCAAAAATCAGCTTTCGCGTTTCCTTGATTTTGAAGCCGGTGACAACCCGGCGGTGATGGCGAATAACTACGACTGGATCGGGCAAATGAACGTCATTGATTTCCTGCGCGATGTCGGCAAAAACTTCGGCATCAACTACATGCTTGCCAAGGATACGGTAAGCTCCAGAATCGAGACGGGCATATCTTATACTGAATTCAGTTACATGATCCTGCAGTCTCTCGATTTCTTGAATTTGTACAGAAACAAGGAATGCAAGCTGCAGATCGGCGGAAGCGACCAGTGGGGTAATATCACATCAGGCCTCGAGCTCATCCGCAAATCCGAAGAGAATGCAAAAGCTTTCGGATTGACGATTCCGCTTGTGACAAAAGCAGACGGCACGAAGTTCGGAAAAACCGAAGGCGGAGCGATCTGGCTTGATAAAGAGAAAACATCGGCCTACGAGTTCTACCAATTCTGGATCAACACAGATGACAGAGATGTCGTGAAATACTTAAAATACTTCACTTTCTTGTCCAAAGAAGAAATTGAAGATCTCGCTGAAAAAACAGAGACGGCGCCTGAAAAACGCGAAGCGCAAAAGCGCCTCGCCGAAGAAGTAACCGATCTTGTACACGGTCGTGAAGCACTTGAGCAGGCTGTCAACATCTCAAAAGCACTGTTCAGCGGAGATATCAAACAATTGACAGCTGAGGAAGTGAAGGTCGGCTTTAAAGGCGTACCTTCGCTGGAACTCGATCAGACAGCCGAATTGCCGCTTGTCGATGTGCTCGTCCAATCAAAACTTTCGCCTTCAAAACGTCAGGCTCGCGAAGACATTACAAACGGCGCGGTCTACATCAACGGCGAACGCCGTAATGACGTAGGCGCCGTCCTAGGCAGCGAAGACCGCATCGAAGGCCAGTTTACCGTCATTCGCCGCGGGAAAAAGAAATACTTCCTGCTGACTTACAAATAA
- the acsA gene encoding acetate--CoA ligase: MELKALPAEKGNYNLTDYDETYRTFDWKDAEKHFSWYKTGKINAAYEAIDRHAESNLKNKVAFYYKDPVREEKYTFREMKNETNKAGNVLKQHANVRKGDRVFVFMPRSPELYFILLGAVKLGAIVGPLFEAFMEGAVKDRLANSGAKVIVTTPELLERVPADELPDLESIIVVGEGVKEEGPVIDYYAKAAEAGTDLEIEWMDQEDGMLLHYTSGSTGAPKGVLHVHKAMIQHYQTAKWVLDLHDDDIYWCTADPGWVTGTVYGIFGPWLNGATNVVVGGRFSPEAWYETIEKMEVTVWYSAPTAFRMLMGAGDDLVNKYNLSSLRHVLSVGEPLNPEVIRWGHKVFGNRIHDTWWMTETGAQLICNYPCMEIKPGSMGKPIPGVEAAIVDNQGNELPPYRMGNLAIKKGWPSMMHSIWNNPEKYSSYFMPGDWYVSGDSAYMDEDGYFWFQGRIDDVIMTSGERVGPFEVESKLVEHQAVAEAGVIGKPDPVRGEIIKAFIALREGYEPSDSLKEEIRQFVKQGLAAHAAPREIEFKDKLPKTRSGKIMRRVLKAWELNLPAGDLSTMED, encoded by the coding sequence ATGGAATTGAAAGCGCTGCCGGCAGAAAAGGGAAATTACAACTTGACTGACTATGATGAAACATACCGGACATTTGACTGGAAGGATGCCGAAAAGCATTTTTCATGGTACAAAACGGGAAAAATCAATGCAGCTTATGAAGCGATCGACCGCCACGCTGAGTCAAATTTGAAAAACAAAGTGGCATTTTACTACAAAGATCCGGTCCGCGAAGAAAAGTACACCTTCAGAGAGATGAAAAATGAAACCAATAAAGCCGGGAATGTCTTAAAGCAGCATGCCAATGTGAGAAAGGGAGACCGTGTGTTTGTTTTTATGCCGAGATCACCCGAGCTTTATTTTATTCTTCTCGGCGCTGTCAAATTGGGAGCGATTGTCGGGCCGTTATTTGAAGCATTTATGGAAGGTGCCGTCAAAGACAGGCTTGCAAACAGCGGAGCGAAGGTCATCGTGACGACGCCGGAATTGCTTGAACGGGTGCCGGCCGATGAACTTCCGGACCTTGAATCAATCATTGTCGTTGGAGAAGGCGTAAAGGAAGAAGGACCTGTCATCGATTATTACGCGAAAGCGGCGGAAGCAGGCACTGATCTTGAGATTGAATGGATGGATCAGGAAGACGGGATGCTGCTTCACTATACATCGGGTTCAACCGGCGCGCCAAAAGGGGTTCTCCACGTCCACAAAGCAATGATTCAACATTATCAAACAGCCAAATGGGTTCTTGATCTGCATGATGATGACATCTATTGGTGCACCGCTGATCCCGGCTGGGTCACCGGAACGGTTTACGGGATCTTCGGTCCGTGGCTGAATGGAGCAACGAATGTCGTCGTAGGCGGCAGATTCAGTCCTGAGGCATGGTACGAAACAATTGAAAAAATGGAAGTGACGGTATGGTACAGCGCGCCAACGGCTTTCCGGATGCTGATGGGTGCAGGCGACGATCTTGTGAACAAATACAATCTGAGTTCACTACGGCATGTTTTAAGCGTAGGGGAGCCGTTAAATCCTGAAGTCATCAGATGGGGGCATAAAGTCTTCGGCAACCGGATTCATGATACATGGTGGATGACTGAAACAGGAGCGCAGCTCATCTGCAATTACCCGTGCATGGAAATTAAACCGGGATCAATGGGCAAGCCGATTCCCGGCGTAGAGGCTGCGATCGTCGACAATCAGGGAAATGAACTGCCTCCTTACAGAATGGGGAATCTCGCCATTAAAAAAGGCTGGCCGTCGATGATGCATTCGATCTGGAACAACCCTGAAAAATACAGCTCCTATTTTATGCCGGGTGATTGGTATGTGTCAGGCGATTCCGCCTACATGGATGAAGACGGATACTTCTGGTTCCAGGGACGGATCGACGATGTCATCATGACATCAGGCGAGCGCGTCGGCCCGTTTGAAGTCGAGAGCAAGCTTGTCGAGCATCAAGCTGTCGCCGAAGCGGGTGTCATCGGCAAACCGGATCCGGTCCGCGGAGAAATTATTAAAGCGTTCATCGCGCTTAGAGAAGGTTATGAACCGTCAGATTCGTTAAAAGAAGAAATCAGGCAGTTCGTGAAACAAGGCTTGGCCGCACATGCCGCGCCAAGGGAAATCGAGTTTAAGGATAAACTGCCGAAAACGAGAAGCGGCAAAATCATGAGGCGTGTCCTGAAAGCCTGGGAATTGAACCTGCCGGCCGGGGATCTTTCCACAATGGAAGACTGA
- a CDS encoding GNAT family N-acetyltransferase, producing MEHHKTYHAKELQTEKGALLIEGPISPEKLADYQFHGELTAFRPSEKQHEALIEIAGLPEGRIIIARFNHTIVGYVTYVYPDPLERWSEGNMENLIELGAIEVIPMFRGHSVGKTLLEVSMMDKQMEKYIIITTEYYWHWDLKGTNMDVWEYRKMMEKMMNAGGLVWFATDDPEISSHPANCLMARIGKEVGQESIEQFDRLRFHNRFMY from the coding sequence GTGGAGCATCACAAAACCTATCATGCCAAAGAATTGCAGACCGAGAAAGGCGCATTGCTGATAGAAGGTCCTATCAGTCCCGAAAAGCTTGCAGACTATCAATTTCATGGCGAGCTTACAGCCTTTCGCCCATCTGAAAAACAGCACGAAGCATTGATCGAAATCGCAGGACTTCCCGAAGGAAGGATCATCATCGCTCGTTTCAATCACACCATTGTCGGCTATGTCACCTATGTTTATCCGGATCCGCTCGAAAGATGGTCAGAAGGAAATATGGAAAATTTAATTGAACTCGGCGCCATCGAGGTGATCCCTATGTTCAGGGGGCACTCCGTCGGAAAGACGCTTTTAGAGGTCAGCATGATGGATAAGCAGATGGAAAAATACATTATCATTACAACCGAGTATTACTGGCACTGGGATTTAAAAGGGACAAATATGGATGTTTGGGAATACAGAAAGATGATGGAGAAGATGATGAATGCCGGAGGGCTTGTCTGGTTTGCAACAGACGACCCGGAAATCAGTTCTCATCCCGCCAACTGTTTAATGGCCCGCATCGGAAAAGAGGTCGGTCAGGAATCGATCGAGCAGTTCGACAGGCTCAGATTCCATAATCGTTTTATGTACTAA
- a CDS encoding acetoin utilization AcuB family protein: MIVEKIMKRDVVTLSRTDTIEEAIRRMRMFHIKHLPVINERGTVVGIVTDRDVKTAAPSIFSQGSSAEELQKPVDLIMSKEVVTGHPLDFAEEISAVFFEHDIGCLPIVKNGKLVGIVTKSDLLHTLVQLTGAHHPGSHIEIKTRDIAQSLADISAIFKKRQIGILSVLVYPGDEESSNILVFRVQTMNPASIIKDVKSKGHQVLWPAEQREQL; the protein is encoded by the coding sequence ATGATTGTTGAAAAGATCATGAAAAGGGATGTTGTGACGCTTTCCAGAACAGATACGATCGAAGAAGCGATCAGGCGGATGCGGATGTTCCATATCAAGCACCTGCCTGTCATCAATGAACGAGGCACTGTCGTAGGCATCGTCACCGACAGGGATGTGAAGACGGCAGCCCCGAGCATCTTTAGTCAAGGCAGCTCCGCAGAGGAACTGCAAAAGCCTGTTGACCTGATCATGTCAAAAGAAGTGGTCACAGGACATCCGCTTGATTTCGCCGAGGAGATATCCGCTGTGTTTTTCGAACATGATATCGGCTGTCTCCCGATCGTGAAAAACGGAAAGCTCGTCGGCATCGTGACAAAGTCAGACTTGCTTCATACACTTGTTCAGCTGACAGGCGCTCATCATCCAGGGTCGCATATCGAAATTAAAACCCGTGATATCGCGCAGAGCCTCGCCGATATCAGCGCGATATTCAAAAAGCGCCAAATCGGGATTTTGAGCGTACTCGTATATCCAGGCGATGAAGAAAGTTCGAACATTCTCGTTTTTCGCGTGCAGACAATGAACCCCGCCTCCATCATAAAAGACGTGAAGTCAAAAGGGCATCAGGTGCTCTGGCCGGCTGAACAAAGGGAACAGCTATGA
- a CDS encoding acetoin utilization protein AcuC, translating to MKDSVFIFSPSYQTYQFHQDHPFNQLRVYVTYDLLGAMDAFEQGEIIPPRMASESELALVHTSDYISAVKLAGAGKLPAAESENYGLGTEDTPVFAGMHEAASLLVGGTLTAADYVMTGKAKHALNLGGGLHHGFRGRASGFCVYNDSSVVIRYLQKKYHARVLYIDTDAHHGDGVQFTFYDDPSVCTVSIHETGRYLFPGTGQVQERGHGKGYGYAFNIPLDAFTEDESFLDSYRTAAAEIAEFFKPDVILTQNGADAHYYDPLTHLCTTMRIYEAIPKLAHELAHAHCSGRWIAVGGGGYDIWRVVPRAWARIWLEMKGIKAEGNLPEKWLKRWEKQASVPLPGKWCDPEALYPPIPRKAEITEKNAQTVAKALFPIRSARRMM from the coding sequence ATGAAGGACAGCGTGTTTATTTTCTCTCCCTCCTACCAAACCTATCAATTTCATCAAGACCATCCATTCAACCAGCTCAGAGTGTATGTGACATACGATCTTCTGGGCGCCATGGACGCATTCGAACAAGGGGAGATCATCCCTCCGCGCATGGCGTCGGAATCCGAGCTCGCACTCGTTCACACAAGCGATTACATCAGCGCCGTCAAGCTGGCCGGGGCGGGGAAACTGCCGGCCGCTGAAAGCGAAAACTACGGTCTTGGAACAGAAGATACGCCCGTATTTGCCGGCATGCATGAAGCCGCCTCTCTTTTGGTCGGAGGAACACTGACAGCCGCCGACTATGTGATGACGGGAAAAGCCAAACACGCCCTTAATCTGGGTGGCGGGCTTCACCACGGATTCAGAGGGAGAGCATCGGGTTTTTGCGTTTACAACGACAGCTCAGTCGTTATTCGCTACTTACAGAAAAAATACCACGCCAGAGTGCTATACATTGATACAGACGCCCATCACGGAGACGGTGTGCAATTCACGTTTTATGATGACCCTTCGGTCTGCACGGTATCGATTCATGAAACCGGCCGCTATCTTTTCCCAGGAACGGGCCAGGTTCAGGAACGGGGTCATGGGAAAGGTTATGGATATGCTTTTAACATCCCGCTTGATGCGTTCACTGAAGATGAATCTTTTCTGGACTCCTACCGAACGGCTGCGGCTGAAATCGCTGAATTCTTCAAACCGGATGTCATTTTGACGCAAAACGGGGCTGACGCTCATTACTATGACCCGCTCACACACTTATGCACAACGATGAGGATTTACGAAGCGATTCCAAAGCTCGCCCATGAATTGGCGCATGCCCACTGCAGCGGAAGATGGATTGCCGTCGGCGGGGGCGGCTATGATATTTGGCGGGTCGTGCCAAGGGCATGGGCAAGAATTTGGCTTGAAATGAAAGGGATCAAAGCTGAGGGGAACCTGCCTGAAAAATGGCTGAAAAGATGGGAAAAGCAAGCATCGGTCCCGCTCCCTGGAAAATGGTGTGATCCCGAAGCATTATATCCTCCGATTCCCAGAAAAGCGGAAATTACAGAAAAAAACGCGCAAACCGTAGCAAAAGCTCTTTTCCCGATTCGCTCTGCCCGGCGGATGATGTAG
- the motS gene encoding flagellar motor protein MotS, which produces MKLRHERRKREPGRKSSNWIITFSDLITLILVFFILLFSMSQIDLNKFKAAVGSFQERADGKSAAEHTVESHDRHSKKAAKSEDDMLKKINDYIEKNQLSGTITAKRDDRGVILVLQEAVLFDSGKADIKDKAYPVLDKIAILLKTVSNPISVEGHTDSRPISTYRFPSNWELSAARASTVIGYFTEKEKLDSSRFTAVGYADTKPVRDNRTESHMKENRRVEIVIGKLNQKK; this is translated from the coding sequence ATGAAGCTTAGGCATGAGAGAAGAAAGCGTGAACCCGGCCGCAAATCGTCAAACTGGATCATCACGTTTTCGGATCTGATTACGCTGATTCTCGTGTTCTTTATTCTGCTGTTTTCGATGTCGCAAATCGATTTAAATAAATTTAAAGCGGCGGTAGGTTCGTTTCAGGAGAGAGCCGATGGAAAGTCCGCCGCGGAGCACACAGTGGAGAGCCATGATCGTCATTCGAAAAAAGCGGCCAAAAGCGAAGATGATATGTTAAAGAAAATCAATGACTATATTGAAAAAAATCAGCTGTCCGGCACGATTACAGCTAAACGTGATGACCGCGGCGTCATTCTTGTCCTTCAGGAAGCGGTGCTCTTTGATTCGGGAAAAGCGGATATCAAAGATAAGGCTTACCCTGTCCTCGATAAAATCGCCATTTTGCTCAAAACGGTGTCCAATCCGATCAGTGTAGAGGGGCATACAGACAGCAGGCCGATTTCCACTTACCGTTTTCCTTCCAACTGGGAGCTTTCTGCAGCCAGAGCGAGCACTGTGATCGGGTACTTCACGGAAAAAGAAAAACTCGATTCTTCCAGGTTTACAGCCGTCGGCTATGCGGATACAAAACCAGTCAGGGACAACCGCACCGAAAGCCATATGAAAGAAAACAGGCGTGTCGAGATCGTAATTGGAAAACTGAACCAAAAGAAATAA